The sequence ACAACACGAGTGCCGCCTTCACGGCGAGCTGCCCCGAGTCGAGGTAGGCGCCCGGGCGGTCACCGATCGCCCGATTACCCACTTGATCATGTGTGCAGGTGTAGGTGACCAGCGAACTGGCCGGAATCTGCCGCGTGTCCAAACGACGCCCGTGGATGCGTCCGCGGAACGTCGAGTACGTCCCGGCGTGAAACCAGCCCTGCCGTATCGTTTCCGCCAGGCACGCGAGCGACCCGAAGTCACCGTAATAACCCTGCCGTTCACCCGACACCGCGGCATGGACGGCGTGATGCATGTCGTCGTCCCACTGCGCGTCGAGGCCGTACCCACCGGCAGAACGCGGAGTGATCAACTTCGGATCGTTGAGGTCGCTTTCGGCGATGAGGGTCAGTGGCCGACCCAGATGAGCAGAGAGGCGGCGCGTTTCGACAGCCAGTTGTTCGAGGAGGTGGGTCGCGGTGTGGTCGACGAGGGCGTGGACCGCGTCGAGACGCAGCGCGTCGACATGAAACTCCTCGAACCAGCGGAGCGCGTTGTCGATGATGTAGCGCCGCACATGGTCGCTGCCGGGGCCGTCGAGGTTGATGCTGCGACCCCACGTGTTCGCGCCCTGCGCCAGGTAGGGGCCGTAGCGGTCGAGGTAGTTCCCCGACGGTCCCAGGTGGTTGTAGACCACATCGAGTATCACTCCGAGGCCGCGGGCGTGGCAGGCGTCGACCAGGGCCTGCAGGCCGTCGGGACCTCCGTAGGCCTCGTGCACGGTGTACCAGAGGACGCCGTCGTATCCCCAGTTGTGGGTACCGTTGAAACCGTTGACGGGCATCACTTCCACGACGTCGATCCCGAGTTCCACGAGGTGGTCGAGCTTGTCGACGGCCGCGGCGAAGGTTCCTTCGGGCGTGAAGGTTCCGATGTGAAGTTCGTAAATCGAGGCCCCGGCGAGCTGGCGGCCGTGCCACTGCGAGTCCGTCCACGCGTCCCGGTCGACGGTGTGCAGCTGTGACGGTGCGTGCACGCCGTCGGGTTGGCGTGGCGAACGGGGGTCGGGGAGGGCGGTGTCGTCATCGTCGAGAAGGAAGGCGTACCGCGAATCGGGAGACGCGTCGACCTCCGCTCGCCACCAGCCGTCGGGCGAGGATGTCATGTCGTGACTTCGGCCGTCGACGTTCACGCGAACGGCGCCCGGAATCGGGGCCCATACCTCGAAAGTGTGCACCCGATAAGCATGCCTTGCCCTCGCGCGGCGTGCAGGGTTGTCGGCCCCGGCTGGTCAGACAGCTCTGCCGCCGACGCGACTGGGTCATGGTTACATGAAATCGAAGGCAGGGGGCACCGCAATCATGGCGAGAGCGGCCCACCCGCCGTACACGGGCAGATATCGGGTTTGCCAGCGCTCGACGGCGCCGAACCCGCACCGACCGCGGACGAAGCCGAAACCGAGTCGAGCGGACCACACCAGGTTGACCAACAACACCACGTTCAGTCCCAGCGCGGTCACTTTGTTCGGTGTGAAGCCGAATTCCGCGATGCGACTGAGCATGGCGGTCAGCATCAGCACGTCGACGGCGAGTGCGCTGACGACGAGGACGAGTTGCAGCTTGTCGAACAGGTCGGGAGGTGCCAGCGGATCACGTGCGGAGATCGCATACAACAGCAGGCCGAGCACGAGCACGAGAATGAGATCCATGAGGATGAGCAGATCTCGGTCGACGCCGACGACGCTGCGGGCAGCCGCGAACGCCGTCAGCAGAGCCAGCAACATGAGAATGGTGAGGGGTGTGAACACGCGAGTGAGCACAGGGGCGATGTTCTCGATGACGTCCTGCTTCGCCTCCACGAGCCAGCCCGCCACGAGAATCGCGCCGGCAATGCCGAACGGCAGGATCCACTGCTCGATGACCCACTCGACATCGAGGTCCAGGGAGGCGAATGCGCCGACCGTCAGGCCGATCAGCACTCCGCCACCGAGCGCAAGCAGGGCCATATAGACCACCCACTCGCCGGTGAACCGGACGAAGTCCATGCGGCGCCCTTGGGATCGCCAGTCGCCACCGACATAGGCCAGCCCGGCGACGAACCACAGCGCAATGGGCGCGTGGATCGCCGCGATCACTTCCGTCGACCCGTTGTCGACGAACGGAAAAAGATTCAGGACGAGTGCCGCGACCGCGAAGGGCACAGCGAGGACTGCGGCGCCGCGCACTGTCATCTTCCGTTTCCACGCGAAGTATGCCGTCAGGAACGGCAGTACGAGGAGGCTGATGTTTCGGGCCAGGGCAAGTTCGGGCAGCCACTCCATTCCGGCCTTGACGGCCAGTCCCGCTCCGACGGCGAGGGCAAGGACGACGCTCAGTTCGCGTTTGGACGAAGTCGTTTCGGGCTCCGCGGTGGCCGGCATCAGCACGAGTTGCTTCCACAGCCGGTCGGAATGCTCGAGCGCGAACTCGCGGGAGATCGCGTCGAGGTTGCCCATACGTCCGACGGCGACGAGGAAGGCCTCGGCCGCCGTCAGCCCGACCGCGGACAGGTCCGAGACCTGATCGCGGAGGTGACCTTCCATTTCGTCGACATCGGCACTCGAGATCACGCGGTGGCCCCGAACGTAACCACGCCACTGGCCGATCTGCGACTCCAGCTCTGCGTCGGTATCCATCACGACCACCCCTCGGCGGCGGCCGGTGGAAGCTGAGCCGACTGCCACACTCGATGTAGGGCTTCCGCAACGACGGTCCACTGCATGCGCCGGTCGGCGAGCATGTCCCTGCCGGGATCGGTAATGGCGTAATGCTTACGCCGCCTGCCGTTGTCGGCCGTGCGCCAGGCTGCCGTGACGTACCCTGATCGCTCGAGGCGATGCAGGAGCGGGTACAGCATCCCGTCCGTCCACTGCATCCGCCCGCCCGACAACTCGTTGACGCGCTTGATGATGGCGTAACCGTAGGACTCACCGTCGGCGAGAATGCCGAGCACGAGCGGGGTGGCCGAGGCTGCCACCAAATCCTTGTCGATGAACATCCGAGCTCCATACCTAGTTCCTCTAGGGTTCGAAATTGACCCTAGCAGATCTAGGTATGAAGGGAGCTCACTGTTCTCCGGGTGATTCGATGCGATCGAGCAGCCACCGGGGTCCGACTGTGCCGGCCCCGAGCGCCTCGACCCGAGCGCGGAGTCCGCGATCTGCCGTCACAACCCTGACCGGCCGGTCGTTGTTCGTTTCGACCGCTTCAGCCACGATCCCCACGATCGCGTCATCACCGGATCCGTCTGCCCGCACCACCCGCAGGTGTTGCAAAGTCACCTTCGCCTCGTCGGCGACCGCGACTCGCGCCGCGCCTTCGAGCACGGCAATCACCTCGGGTGGTTCATCGAGGCGTTCCTGCCACCGGGTCAGCTTCACGAGCAATCGCCGGGCGGCACCGCCGCGATCACGCCACCAACCATCGGGCCTGGAACCGACGACGTTCGCGGCATCCACCACGATGAGAACGGATCTGGCATCGGTCATGAGCAACGGTTCGAGCGCGTCGGCACGGGGCGCTCAGTTCTTGCCGGAGTCTTCGACCTTCTCGATGATTTCGGCGCCGAGGACCGACAGCCGGTGTTCCTCGGCATCCTGCACGGTGCCGAAGTCGTGCTCTTCCAAGACGTTGTGGTCCTTGTCGAGGTATCGGTAGGTTGCCATGTCCCCACGATGGCACATCGAGTCTGCACATGCCGGTGAGTCAGCCCTTTCGCCGGCGGTCGCGAAGTAGCAAGCTTGAGGTGACGAGTCCAGTATCGCGAGGAGCAGTCATGCACGTAGCAGTGGGAGACCGGTTGCACGTCCAGGGCAGGGTTGTGGGAGCGCACGCGCACACCGCCGAAGTCGTGGAGGTACATGGGGAGAACGGCGAACCGCCCTACCTGGTCCGGTACGACGACGGTCACGAAGCGCTGGTGTTTCCAGGGCCCGACGCCTGGGTGGAACATCCGCAGTCGTAGGGCATCGACGTGTGGGTGGACCACGGTGACTCACCGCATTGGTTGCAGGGGCGCTGCTTCCAATGCGGTTAGCATGAGTTCGTGCTGGAACCGGTCAGAAGGACCTACAGTTCGCCGCTGCGCGCGGAGTCGGCGCGCCGCACCCGCGTCCTCGTCCGGGATGCTGCGGCCCGCCTGTTCGTGGACCGGGGCTATGTGCGCACCACGGTGCGCACGGTTGCCGAAGCAGCGGGAGTCGCAACGCGGACCGTGTTCACGGCGTTCCCGGGTGGGAAGGCCGAGCTGTTCCACGAGGCGCTCGCCGCCGCCATCGAGGGCGGCGACGACAGCATGCCGACGGTGTATGCGTCTGCCTCTCGCGACGGCGATCCGGTCGAACGCATCCTCGACGAAGTGGTGGGGTACGGCGCTGACGTCCTCGAACGGGCCGGGACTCTCATGTTGACGTCGATCAAGAGTTCGGGCGCCGACGAGGACATGAGGCGATTCGCCGAGGAGGGCGCCCGAGCTTCCGCCGCGAACGCGATGACCCTTGCCGAAGGGCTTGCCGCGCACGACCTGCTGCGACCGGAGATCTCCGTGCAGCGAGCGGCGGACGTGCTCTTCACCGTCGTCTCACCCCAGGTGCATTCCATGCTTCGGCACGACTGCGGGTGGGACATCGACGAGTACCGCAACTGGGTCAAGGCGATGATCAGGGCAAGCCTGCTCCATTGACCCGGAACGCTCTGTGGTTTCATGGACACAGCAATTCCATGGACACCGCCGTTTCACGACACGTCATTCCGTGGGACACCGCGCTCGGGATTCCCGGCGCGCTTCGGAGGGGGAATCTCGGTGCCGTACTTTGTCTTCGGTCTCGTCACTCTGCTGTTGTGGGTCTACTGCCTCGTCGACGTGATCACGCGGAACGAGTCGGATATTCGGCACTTGCCCAAGATGGTGTGGCTGCTGATCGTGCTGCTCCTGCCGACCGTCGGGTCGTTGGTCTGGTTGTTCGTGGGCCGCGGTGCAGGAGTCCGCAGATCGGGCACGACAGGCGGGTTCGGCGAGTACGAGCGCCCCGGCCGTCACGTGGCACAGAACCCGGACGACGACGAAGCGTTTCTCCGCCAGTGCCGCGAACGCGCCGAAGAGCAACGCCGTATCGCGCGACGTCGGAGGGAAGAGTCCGGCGAGCCCTGAGGCGGCGCAGCGGTTACGGAAGAAGGACGAACTTCCCCGCAGGATGGGGACCAGCGAGTTCGGTGTGAGCGCGTCCGGCCTCGGCCAGCCAGTATGTCCGGGCGACCCGCACCCTGAGGTCGCCGCGGTCCGCGAGATCGACGACCACCGATCGGAGGCGTCTTCGCACTCCTCGACTGGCGGGATTCTTGCCACCCACTCCGAGGAAACCGGCGTCGACCGCACGCGGTACTGCCAGAGTCGTGACCATCCGGGACGGGTCGCGTACCGATGCGACGGACACGTCGACAGCCTCCTCGCCGCCGACCGTGTCGATGACGGCGTCCACGCCGTCCGGCGCGAGGACGCGGACGCGATCTGCAAGACCATCTCCATAGGACACCGGGGTGGCGCCGAGCGACCGGACGTAGTCGTGATGGCCCGGCCGGGCTGTGCCGATCACCGTCGCGCCCCGGCCGCAGGCCACTTGGACGACGCACGACCCGACAGCGCCGGCCGCTCCGTGGACGAGAACCAGATCTCCCGAACCGACTTGGATGACGTCGAGTGTCTCGACTGCGGTCGTACCGGCCACCAGCAGCCCGGCGGCCTCGTTCCACGGCAGCGACGGCGGTTTGCGGACAACGGAATCGGCGCCGACGACGAGTCGATCCGCGTACGCCCCGTCGACCGGGTATGCGATCACTTCGTCACCGGGTGAGAGGGGTCCGTCCGGCCCCGTCGCATCCTCGCCGACCTCGACGATCACGCCGGCCGCCTCGGCACCGAGGTCCATCGGCAGGGAATCGGGATCGGTACCGAACGCGCCGCTGTACCGCTTGTAGTCGATGGGATTGACGCCGATCGCCCGGACTTCGATTGCGACCTCACCGCGCGCCGGCGGAACCGGGTCGACCTCCACGACAGTGAGGACCTCGGGTCCTCCGTAACCTCGGGCAATGACGCGTCGCGTCATGACCCTGGCAACTCGGCTACCGAAGTTCGGCTGAGCAGGGCCACCGGGTAGCGATCGAACAGGCTGGACAGCCGAACGTGGCCGGACTCTACGTCCTCGACGGTCAGCAGGTTCGTCCACGAACCCTCCGGTAACGTGAATCCGGTGTCGCCCCAGCCGCGTTCGCTGAGCCGGACGCTGTGCCGGGTCGCGAGAGCGATGACATCCTGGGCCGCACCGGATCGGCCTCGCGCGAAGCCGATCAGGTGGGCGGCCGCACTTCCCGAGGCGAACACCGGTGTGTACGTGTCGAAGCTTTCGGGACGTGTGCGGCGCAGCCTGAGTGCCGTACGAACAACGTGGAGCTTGACTGCGCCGGTGGCGTCGACAGGAGGGAGGTCGAGTCCGTCGAGCGCGCGTCGGCGAACGTCGTAGTCCACCAGGCGCCGGTTGTCGGGGTCGACGAGCGAGTCTTCCCACAACTCGGTTCCCTGATAGACATCCGGGATCCCGGGTCCACAGAGCTGGAGCAGCTTCTGGCCCAGAGCGTCCGACCAACCGTGGGGTGCCAGCTGGGTGCAGATCGAACCGAGGGCGTTGCCGACGGCACCGTCGATCACCGTGTCCAGCCAGCGATGGAGATCGCGTTCGAATTCTTCGTCGACATCGTTCCAGGATGTGCGGGTGCCGGCTTCGCGGACCGCTTTCTCGGCGTAGGCGTGGATGCGATCGCGGAAGTCCGGAACGTCCGCGGCCGCCCGGCCGTCCACCGGCCAGACCCCGAACAGGTTCTGCCACAGAAACAATCCGAGGACCGGGTCGGGACTGGGGGCGATGCGTTCCCATTGTTCCACGCACTCGGCCCACAGGCTTGGCACCTGGGACAAGACACCGATACGTGCGCGGACATCCTCACCGCGCTTGGTGTCGTGGGTGGACAGGGTGGTCATCGCCCTCGGCCACCGCGTCGCCCGCCCGGCGAACGCCAGGTGGAACTCGGCGGGGGACACGCCCACCGTCGCGGGATCACCACCCACTTCCTGGAGCGAGACGAGGCGAGCGGTGCGATAGAACAGGCAGTCCTCGACGGATTTCGCCATGACCGCACCGCACACCTGGTGGAACCGCGTGGCCGCCTCACCCCCACGAATGAGGGCCGACGCCAAGGCCGCCAACGGCTCCGCCATGTGCGGCTCCTCGGCGACCACGCTCCCGATCACCC comes from Rhodococcus oxybenzonivorans and encodes:
- the treZ gene encoding malto-oligosyltrehalose trehalohydrolase, whose protein sequence is MHTFEVWAPIPGAVRVNVDGRSHDMTSSPDGWWRAEVDASPDSRYAFLLDDDDTALPDPRSPRQPDGVHAPSQLHTVDRDAWTDSQWHGRQLAGASIYELHIGTFTPEGTFAAAVDKLDHLVELGIDVVEVMPVNGFNGTHNWGYDGVLWYTVHEAYGGPDGLQALVDACHARGLGVILDVVYNHLGPSGNYLDRYGPYLAQGANTWGRSINLDGPGSDHVRRYIIDNALRWFEEFHVDALRLDAVHALVDHTATHLLEQLAVETRRLSAHLGRPLTLIAESDLNDPKLITPRSAGGYGLDAQWDDDMHHAVHAAVSGERQGYYGDFGSLACLAETIRQGWFHAGTYSTFRGRIHGRRLDTRQIPASSLVTYTCTHDQVGNRAIGDRPGAYLDSGQLAVKAALVLCSPFTPMLFMGEEWGASTPFQFFTSHPEPELARATAEGRKAEFAEHGWSTEDVPDPQDPLTFERSKLNWDERGREPHARLLECYRALLRLRRERVELTDPWLNDLTVDYDEDERWVVVHRGALRLACNLGADPVTVPVGGSPVLWWEPPKQDETASATIVPGHSFVVLDASRTVASC
- a CDS encoding permease prefix domain 1-containing protein encodes the protein MDTDAELESQIGQWRGYVRGHRVISSADVDEMEGHLRDQVSDLSAVGLTAAEAFLVAVGRMGNLDAISREFALEHSDRLWKQLVLMPATAEPETTSSKRELSVVLALAVGAGLAVKAGMEWLPELALARNISLLVLPFLTAYFAWKRKMTVRGAAVLAVPFAVAALVLNLFPFVDNGSTEVIAAIHAPIALWFVAGLAYVGGDWRSQGRRMDFVRFTGEWVVYMALLALGGGVLIGLTVGAFASLDLDVEWVIEQWILPFGIAGAILVAGWLVEAKQDVIENIAPVLTRVFTPLTILMLLALLTAFAAARSVVGVDRDLLILMDLILVLVLGLLLYAISARDPLAPPDLFDKLQLVLVVSALAVDVLMLTAMLSRIAEFGFTPNKVTALGLNVVLLVNLVWSARLGFGFVRGRCGFGAVERWQTRYLPVYGGWAALAMIAVPPAFDFM
- a CDS encoding PadR family transcriptional regulator, producing the protein MFIDKDLVAASATPLVLGILADGESYGYAIIKRVNELSGGRMQWTDGMLYPLLHRLERSGYVTAAWRTADNGRRRKHYAITDPGRDMLADRRMQWTVVAEALHRVWQSAQLPPAAAEGWS
- a CDS encoding DUF1918 domain-containing protein: MHVAVGDRLHVQGRVVGAHAHTAEVVEVHGENGEPPYLVRYDDGHEALVFPGPDAWVEHPQS
- a CDS encoding TetR/AcrR family transcriptional regulator — its product is MLEPVRRTYSSPLRAESARRTRVLVRDAAARLFVDRGYVRTTVRTVAEAAGVATRTVFTAFPGGKAELFHEALAAAIEGGDDSMPTVYASASRDGDPVERILDEVVGYGADVLERAGTLMLTSIKSSGADEDMRRFAEEGARASAANAMTLAEGLAAHDLLRPEISVQRAADVLFTVVSPQVHSMLRHDCGWDIDEYRNWVKAMIRASLLH
- a CDS encoding PLD nuclease N-terminal domain-containing protein is translated as MPYFVFGLVTLLLWVYCLVDVITRNESDIRHLPKMVWLLIVLLLPTVGSLVWLFVGRGAGVRRSGTTGGFGEYERPGRHVAQNPDDDEAFLRQCRERAEEQRRIARRRREESGEP
- a CDS encoding NADP-dependent oxidoreductase, with translation MTRRVIARGYGGPEVLTVVEVDPVPPARGEVAIEVRAIGVNPIDYKRYSGAFGTDPDSLPMDLGAEAAGVIVEVGEDATGPDGPLSPGDEVIAYPVDGAYADRLVVGADSVVRKPPSLPWNEAAGLLVAGTTAVETLDVIQVGSGDLVLVHGAAGAVGSCVVQVACGRGATVIGTARPGHHDYVRSLGATPVSYGDGLADRVRVLAPDGVDAVIDTVGGEEAVDVSVASVRDPSRMVTTLAVPRAVDAGFLGVGGKNPASRGVRRRLRSVVVDLADRGDLRVRVARTYWLAEAGRAHTELAGPHPAGKFVLLP
- the treY gene encoding malto-oligosyltrehalose synthase — translated: MGNPTITATYRLQLRGDAFTLTDAAAVADYLDDLGVSHVYLSPILTASEGSTHGYDVTDVTTVSPALGGREALTALSEELRRRGMGLVVDLVPNHVGVANPRENAWWWDVLTHGQRSDYADFFDTDWRPDNGADGKLALPVLGSDSDLDSLTIDRTGEEPLLAFYEHRFPIAPGTDSEDARAVHEAQSYRLVPWNSGLIGYRRFFAVSDLAGIRQEDPRVFDASHRELQSWIADDLVDGVRIDHPDGLADPAGYLDRLRAMIGPDRWLVIEKILGHEEPLDDHLPIDGTTGYDALAELGGVFLDSSGAPALTALSAARTEERGDSAWLRQREPEIKREVASTMLAPEVRRLVRAILREADGDYVVEDVRDAVIAVVAAMPVYRSDYSPLAGLAHRVIGSVVAEEPHMAEPLAALASALIRGGEAATRFHQVCGAVMAKSVEDCLFYRTARLVSLQEVGGDPATVGVSPAEFHLAFAGRATRWPRAMTTLSTHDTKRGEDVRARIGVLSQVPSLWAECVEQWERIAPSPDPVLGLFLWQNLFGVWPVDGRAAADVPDFRDRIHAYAEKAVREAGTRTSWNDVDEEFERDLHRWLDTVIDGAVGNALGSICTQLAPHGWSDALGQKLLQLCGPGIPDVYQGTELWEDSLVDPDNRRLVDYDVRRRALDGLDLPPVDATGAVKLHVVRTALRLRRTRPESFDTYTPVFASGSAAAHLIGFARGRSGAAQDVIALATRHSVRLSERGWGDTGFTLPEGSWTNLLTVEDVESGHVRLSSLFDRYPVALLSRTSVAELPGS